In Leptospira bouyouniensis, the following proteins share a genomic window:
- a CDS encoding SDR family oxidoreductase, translating to MNQSNEKIALVTGANRGIGKQVSIDLAKQGIYVLIGSRNESDAEETLKQVKSVGKGEIVSLDVSKEQSINEVLDMITGSFGRLDILVNNAGIFMDPGSYFETTSEDLHRTLLVNLFGPFRLIQVFLPMMIQNNYGRIVNVSSGMGQLSDMGGGYPAYRISKTAINALTNLSSIEGVGKNIKINSVCPGWVKTDMGGANATRPVEKGAETIVWAATLPENGPTGKFFRDKKEIPW from the coding sequence ATGAACCAGTCAAATGAAAAGATAGCGCTTGTTACAGGTGCAAACAGGGGGATTGGGAAACAAGTTTCCATTGATCTCGCTAAACAAGGGATTTATGTTCTGATTGGTTCAAGGAATGAATCGGATGCAGAAGAAACTTTAAAACAAGTTAAATCAGTTGGCAAAGGAGAAATTGTTTCACTCGATGTCTCCAAAGAACAAAGCATTAACGAAGTTTTGGATATGATCACGGGAAGTTTTGGTAGATTGGACATCCTTGTGAATAATGCAGGGATTTTTATGGACCCTGGTTCTTATTTTGAAACAACTTCTGAGGACCTTCATAGAACTCTACTTGTGAATCTTTTTGGTCCTTTTCGATTGATTCAGGTTTTTTTACCAATGATGATCCAAAATAATTACGGCCGTATTGTCAATGTTAGTTCAGGTATGGGACAACTATCTGATATGGGAGGTGGATACCCTGCTTACCGGATTTCAAAAACAGCGATCAATGCTCTCACCAATCTTTCTAGTATAGAAGGTGTAGGAAAAAATATCAAAATCAATTCGGTATGTCCTGGTTGGGTGAAAACTGATATGGGTGGTGCGAATGCAACAAGGCCTGTTGAAAAAGGAGCAGAGACTATCGTATGGGCTGCAACACTTCCCGAGAATGGTCCAACCGGTAAGTTCTTTCGAGACAAAAAAGAGATTCCTTGGTAG
- a CDS encoding SRPBCC family protein: MKPNKNEVKMERRGETEVVFTRYFDAPRQLVFDCHTKPDLMRLWLIGPEGMVLETCEQDLRVGGKYLYLYADKNGNKSGVYGTFREVVVPEKLANSENYILDMSIFNPDAPEDPNATFESRTFTTEGKRTLMTHLCRYASPEVCQMMVETGAADGMAECYLELDKLLVKME; encoded by the coding sequence ATGAAACCTAACAAAAATGAAGTGAAGATGGAGAGAAGAGGAGAAACAGAAGTTGTGTTTACAAGGTACTTTGATGCACCAAGACAATTGGTATTTGATTGCCACACCAAACCGGATTTAATGCGTCTTTGGCTCATTGGACCTGAAGGTATGGTTCTTGAAACTTGTGAGCAGGACTTACGAGTTGGTGGGAAATATTTATATTTATATGCAGATAAAAACGGAAACAAATCTGGAGTGTATGGAACTTTTCGTGAAGTCGTAGTACCTGAGAAGTTAGCAAATTCAGAAAATTATATTTTGGATATGTCAATTTTTAATCCAGATGCACCGGAAGATCCTAATGCGACTTTCGAATCACGCACTTTTACCACAGAAGGGAAACGGACACTTATGACGCATCTTTGTCGTTATGCGTCACCAGAGGTATGTCAGATGATGGTTGAAACTGGTGCAGCGGATGGAATGGCAGAATGTTATTTGGAATTGGACAAGTTATTGGTTAAGATGGAGTAA
- a CDS encoding ArsR/SmtB family transcription factor: MQTLDATFSALADPTRRAILMYLAKKDHTVMELTKPFRMSQPAISKHLKVLEEAGLIITTKRAQERLRRLQTAPLKEAVDWMEKYRLMWETRYRALDGLLVELQKMQTKRGKKK, translated from the coding sequence ATGCAAACACTTGATGCCACTTTTTCTGCCCTTGCTGATCCCACAAGACGGGCTATTTTAATGTACCTTGCAAAAAAAGATCATACCGTAATGGAACTAACCAAACCATTTCGAATGAGCCAACCTGCGATTTCCAAACACTTAAAAGTATTGGAAGAGGCTGGACTTATTATTACGACAAAACGAGCTCAGGAGCGCTTGCGTCGTTTGCAAACTGCACCTCTGAAAGAGGCAGTGGATTGGATGGAGAAATACCGTTTGATGTGGGAGACTCGTTACAGGGCCCTTGACGGACTACTAGTAGAATTACAAAAAATGCAAACCAAAAGAGGGAAGAAAAAATGA
- a CDS encoding acyl-CoA dehydrogenase family protein yields MYTQFTEQQLEIRDLVRNFVKKEIPHEVALHWDEKNQHPTELINKMRSELGINGLVIPEEYGGWGLGAIEQCLAIEELSRGCLGIALGFAYTGLGILPILKGATHEQKLKWLPEIADGKFGVSFCLSEPGAGSDVPGMTTRAEKKGDKWIINGAKQWITGASDAQAFTVFAYTDKNRGTRGVSCFYVPRSAKGLTVGKKEDKLGIRASSTHQVIFEDCEVGEDALVGKENLGFVYALQTLNASRPFVAVMGVGVAQAALDHAARYAREREQFGVKIGTFQAVQHMLADMSIKVETAREITYKAARLSDANDPNLPKYSAIAKAYASECAVQCATDAVQIFGGYGYTKEYPVEKLMRDSKILTIFEGTTQIQKNEIAAYVIKEAASKKD; encoded by the coding sequence ATGTATACCCAATTCACAGAGCAACAACTTGAAATCAGAGATTTAGTTCGTAACTTCGTCAAAAAAGAAATCCCGCATGAAGTAGCCTTGCACTGGGATGAAAAAAACCAACACCCAACGGAACTCATCAACAAAATGCGTTCCGAACTTGGAATCAATGGACTTGTGATTCCTGAAGAATACGGTGGATGGGGACTAGGTGCGATTGAACAGTGTTTAGCCATCGAGGAATTATCCCGTGGATGCCTTGGGATCGCACTAGGATTTGCTTACACAGGTCTTGGAATTCTACCTATCCTAAAAGGTGCCACTCACGAACAAAAATTAAAATGGCTCCCTGAAATTGCGGACGGAAAGTTCGGAGTTTCTTTTTGTTTGTCTGAGCCAGGTGCTGGTTCTGACGTTCCTGGTATGACCACTCGTGCTGAGAAAAAAGGCGACAAATGGATCATCAACGGAGCAAAACAATGGATCACTGGTGCATCAGATGCCCAAGCCTTTACCGTATTTGCTTATACTGATAAAAACCGTGGAACACGTGGAGTTTCTTGTTTCTATGTTCCTCGCAGTGCTAAAGGTCTCACTGTCGGTAAAAAAGAAGACAAACTCGGAATCCGTGCCTCTTCTACTCACCAAGTGATTTTCGAAGATTGTGAAGTGGGTGAAGACGCACTCGTTGGAAAAGAAAACCTCGGTTTCGTTTACGCTCTCCAAACTTTGAATGCTTCCCGTCCGTTCGTTGCGGTTATGGGAGTGGGTGTTGCACAAGCAGCACTTGACCATGCAGCTCGTTACGCGCGTGAGAGAGAACAGTTCGGTGTGAAAATCGGAACATTCCAAGCAGTGCAACACATGTTAGCTGATATGTCTATCAAAGTAGAAACTGCAAGAGAAATCACCTACAAAGCAGCTCGTCTTTCTGATGCAAACGATCCTAACCTTCCAAAATACTCTGCAATTGCAAAAGCTTATGCATCTGAATGTGCAGTTCAGTGTGCTACTGATGCAGTTCAAATTTTTGGTGGATACGGATACACAAAAGAGTATCCAGTTGAGAAGTTAATGAGAGATTCAAAAATCCTCACCATCTTCGAAGGAACGACACAAATCCAAAAGAACGAAATTGCCGCTTACGTAATCAAAGAAGCAGCATCGAAAAAAGACTAA
- a CDS encoding YiiX family permuted papain-like enzyme: MISKILFILLFCLTTHPILGKEIDTSKLKEGDIIFHESKSEQATAIKLATNSRYTHVGIIFKYGDKFKVLEAIEPVKLTDLHSFILRGKNLHYVIKRIHHSNKILTPIVIQQMKDYGNSLLGKHYDLYFEWSNDRIYCTELIWKLYEKFTGLKIGDLKTLKEFDLSSKPVQNLMKKRYGNQIPYFEPVISPIDMFHSKELKTVIEN, encoded by the coding sequence ATGATATCAAAAATTTTATTCATTCTACTTTTTTGTCTTACAACACATCCGATTCTAGGAAAGGAAATTGATACTTCCAAATTGAAAGAAGGAGATATTATTTTTCATGAATCGAAATCCGAACAAGCTACTGCTATCAAATTAGCAACTAATTCCAGATACACTCATGTAGGAATCATTTTCAAATATGGAGATAAATTCAAAGTTTTAGAAGCAATCGAACCGGTTAAATTGACTGACTTACATTCTTTTATCCTACGAGGTAAGAATCTTCACTATGTGATCAAACGGATTCACCATTCAAATAAAATCCTAACACCAATAGTCATTCAACAAATGAAAGATTATGGCAATTCATTACTCGGAAAACACTACGATTTGTACTTTGAATGGTCAAATGATCGAATCTATTGTACTGAACTTATCTGGAAACTATATGAAAAGTTCACGGGTTTAAAAATTGGAGATTTAAAAACCCTCAAGGAATTTGATCTTAGCTCTAAACCAGTTCAAAATTTGATGAAAAAACGATATGGAAACCAAATCCCCTATTTTGAGCCAGTGATATCTCCCATCGATATGTTCCATTCAAAAGAATTAAAGACAGTAATCGAAAATTAA
- a CDS encoding GNAT family N-acetyltransferase, translated as MDQNFTIRLVTESNFHSQLCIDSLWEEIQTRYEFQAPNPMVFSDFLPPNGKFFIAQENESNEAMGSAAYSKFNDAKCELDAVYVFPKFRKMKVATSLLVAIEKQAGLDGFTSMVLRAGSPQPEALVLYKNFGFKEIPAFGKWVSDPTAICFEKKII; from the coding sequence ATGGACCAAAATTTTACAATCCGATTAGTAACCGAATCAAATTTCCACTCCCAACTTTGTATCGATTCTCTTTGGGAAGAAATCCAAACAAGGTATGAATTCCAAGCGCCAAATCCAATGGTATTCTCCGATTTTTTACCTCCTAATGGTAAGTTTTTTATTGCGCAAGAGAATGAATCAAACGAAGCCATGGGATCGGCCGCCTATTCAAAGTTTAATGATGCTAAGTGCGAACTGGATGCAGTATATGTTTTTCCAAAATTTCGAAAGATGAAGGTCGCCACATCACTGTTAGTTGCAATAGAAAAGCAAGCTGGCTTGGATGGGTTTACTTCGATGGTTCTCCGAGCAGGAAGTCCTCAACCCGAAGCATTAGTACTGTACAAAAACTTTGGGTTCAAAGAAATCCCTGCATTTGGAAAATGGGTTTCCGATCCCACAGCCATTTGTTTTGAGAAAAAAATAATCTAA
- a CDS encoding DUF4180 domain-containing protein — MNVRKINLNNIDIAVVDSEETLITDGSSALDLFATIQYESGCARFVLRQSHFAESFFDLKTGIAGNVLQKIINYQMKLAIIGDFSIYSSKSLKDFIYEMNSGKDVFFLNSEEEALFRLTNIH; from the coding sequence ATGAATGTTCGTAAAATTAACCTAAACAATATTGACATCGCAGTCGTTGACTCTGAAGAAACATTAATTACAGATGGATCCTCGGCTCTTGACTTATTTGCCACCATTCAATATGAATCGGGTTGCGCTCGTTTTGTTTTGAGACAATCTCATTTTGCCGAAAGTTTCTTTGATTTAAAAACAGGAATTGCCGGGAACGTGCTTCAAAAAATAATCAACTACCAAATGAAACTGGCAATCATAGGTGATTTTTCAATTTATTCTAGTAAAAGCCTAAAGGACTTTATCTATGAAATGAATTCAGGAAAGGATGTTTTTTTTCTAAATTCAGAAGAAGAAGCGCTCTTTCGTTTAACAAATATTCACTAA
- a CDS encoding alpha/beta hydrolase, translating to MPRVFLSLQESKNTVIFSICMAKSCSLFHNLRQFTTVFLFTVTFVLVSCAGRPNYQPKANLSYANFDVYFQEKLQESKRKNHRPGNEERYISFGKKTPLAFLYIHGYGASRAEGEEVMEKLAKKYKANTYLLRLPGHGTNKEDQRDQNFNNYLDASREALYMMQSQGDRVIVFGSSMGGLLATWLASEFPEEVDGLVLANPFYAPVDGSLNILNYPGGLTFIHLLKGKVRASVHNNPKVLPERNNYWYPEQYFAALVGVNDLKNYAAVPDVFRKVTSPTLLLYYYKNEKEQDPTASVPKMLEGYANFGLDKTPNPLNKKVAVENGMHVLLSKWVITDKVFIEAQIDSWLKELSKAK from the coding sequence GTGCCAAGGGTTTTTCTCTCTTTACAAGAAAGCAAAAACACTGTAATATTTTCCATTTGTATGGCTAAATCGTGTTCTTTATTCCACAACCTCCGACAGTTCACAACTGTCTTTCTTTTCACTGTAACCTTTGTTCTAGTTTCTTGCGCAGGAAGACCCAATTACCAACCGAAAGCAAACTTGAGTTATGCGAACTTTGATGTTTACTTCCAAGAGAAGTTACAAGAAAGTAAACGTAAAAATCACAGACCTGGAAACGAAGAACGTTATATCAGTTTTGGGAAAAAAACTCCCTTAGCTTTTTTATACATCCATGGATACGGCGCTTCTCGTGCTGAAGGCGAAGAGGTAATGGAAAAATTGGCTAAAAAATATAAAGCCAATACCTATTTACTTCGTCTTCCAGGTCATGGAACAAACAAAGAAGACCAAAGAGACCAAAATTTTAATAACTACTTAGATGCATCACGAGAAGCATTATACATGATGCAATCACAAGGAGATCGAGTGATTGTATTTGGAAGTTCTATGGGAGGATTACTTGCGACATGGCTTGCATCGGAATTCCCGGAAGAAGTAGATGGACTAGTACTTGCGAATCCATTTTATGCACCAGTCGATGGAAGTTTGAATATTCTTAATTACCCTGGTGGACTTACTTTTATCCATCTTCTCAAAGGGAAAGTAAGAGCATCTGTACATAACAATCCTAAAGTATTGCCTGAACGAAATAATTACTGGTATCCTGAACAATACTTCGCAGCCCTTGTTGGTGTGAACGATTTAAAAAACTATGCAGCAGTTCCAGATGTGTTTCGAAAAGTGACATCGCCAACACTTCTTTTATACTATTACAAAAATGAAAAAGAACAAGATCCTACTGCAAGTGTCCCCAAAATGTTAGAAGGTTATGCAAACTTTGGATTAGATAAAACACCAAACCCTCTTAATAAAAAGGTGGCTGTTGAAAATGGAATGCATGTTTTACTTTCTAAATGGGTGATTACCGATAAAGTTTTTATCGAAGCACAAATTGATTCCTGGTTAAAAGAACTTTCTAAGGCAAAATAA